The Setaria viridis chromosome 2, Setaria_viridis_v4.0, whole genome shotgun sequence DNA window TGAGGTTGCAAGCTTAACCATTCTTTAATAGATTTCAACTATGCAACAATAGTGTGTACAACCTTTTTTAGGTAAATGTGGGAGGAGGGCCCCTACTAAAATCCCTTTAAAAGACAGCCATGAGTTCAACAAAAAGGTGAGCATAGAGATTCAATGCTGGCATTATCTCTACCGGTGAAAAATATTCCCAATAATTGGCACTTACTTCCAAAGCTGCATGCTGTGTGTATAGCTTTGACTTTACGTAGAAGCTAGCATTGCTTGTGCCCCGTGGTCGCATGGCACGTACTTACGCCCCACTGCACGTCAGTGTCTCGACCTTAAGACATGATTAGCTTGCTTAATTTTACGTGTGCTAAGGTTGTTCGATCGACCAGGTGTTGTTTGTCCCTTTTGTTCGTATCTAAggagcaagtacattggtgttgtCTAATAGATGGTCTCATGCATTAACACGTAATTTTAAGATGGTTTAACAAACAACATATACGTACAATGGGTTATcttgttaagttgtctcataggattctatttccttaatttgtgcatagtaaaaaaaaatattatgagttgcattgcacccacaactcgtacaatggtggaGTAGTCGTCTCATAGTCATAAAATCTAACCTATGAGGCAGTTGTTTCGCAAAACATCGACCTCTTTCTCTTTCCTCACCCTTTCTCCTCCACATCAGTCAAAATtatacgtggcactgcatgagacgacttATGAGACTGTTGAGATGTAGTAATGTACTTGCTCTAACACTTGAAGATAAGGTATGATCTTATCTGTGTCCGAATTAAGACAAGGAGAAGTGGAcactgatcgatcgatccattGCCTTTTACGTACGCTTGAAATAACGTAGCATGCATTCTTTTTTGCCGCCCGTGCATCACTGCTGGTGCACGGCCAGCAGGGACCAATGCATGCACCAGTAGCTAGCGTCAGAGAAAAGTCGGGCAATATTCACGCAGAAATAAAAGGTGGAATGAGAGGCAAATCATAGGACGACAAGCATGAACGATGCATACGATGTGTGTCTTAAAGAACGCACGTGCCAAGTTCTGCGCCTGTCCACGTGCATGCAATTGGCTGGCAACGGGTACATCGCTATCGAGAGGACATTCGCGCAAGGAATTCCGGGGCGTCGAGAGGAATTGAAGATCAGGTAATAAGTACCCTTGGTATTGAAATATTTATGACCATTCATCgtatttaaaattttattgcaactaataaaaaaataaattactaTCAAAATACCTTTGATATCATCAAAGTAAATTGCGAACAAAATAAATGATAattacttttttttaataagaCGAATGGTTGAACATCGTTGCTAAAATTAAAAGTCAACAGTGATAAATATTTTAATACGGAGGTAGTACCCTGCCTAGACGAGTTATCTGTTCTGCGGTATTGTTTCGTCTACGCGAGTGCCCATTTGTATATACGTCGTCGCTTGACATTTGGAAGAAGATAAATCCCCATCCCAAGCAAAGCACATGCACCCCAACACACAAAGCAGATCAGGCACACACAGTACTAActgcatcaagtcatcaacacGTAACAGCTGCCagtaagcatgtgtttggtcAGTTGCACGCGCACCTGCTGCTCCGGGCTTTCGTGCAAACCCTGCCTTGATCTAGCTAAGCTAGCTCGACCAGCCACTCGGTTCGTCCATCCCTTGCCGTTGAAGCAGCATCGGAGGCGGCTTTGCTTCGCTGCGCTTTGCTTGGATCCCCTGCAACCCCTGCCAGTGGCCAGCTCACGCGCACTGGCTGGACGGCACCAATGGCGATGGCTGGCATGGATCGGAGAGACGAAGAAGCCATCGAACCGAAGCCTCCAGAAAAGCTACTGGCTCCTCACCGTTGCCCGGCCCGGCCGGTTGAAAAAGGCGTGGCGCTTCACGTGCCCGCGCGCGCTTTTACTTTTGGCCGGGGGGAGATGGACGGCCCGgatcggccggtggtggcgcgcACATGGGGGCTCGCCGGAGCGGCGGAGCTTTGGATGCGTGGGGCGTGAGCTGGGAGGCTGCAGGCCGGCTGTGCTGGCCTGCTgggtgctgggctgctggctgGGCGGAGCGCCTGCAGAGAGCCTGCCAGGTCGGTCTCAACTTTGGGCTCGGCTCTGATCTGTCTGGTCTGCTCAGAACTTATTATTAGCTACTCGCTCGCTCGCGTCTGGATATCCATCGATCTCGTCGTATAATTGTGAGCAAGATTACGGCGGAGctgtaaaaggaaaaaaaggtcGCCTTGCCATCTCAAAGTCTGGAAATATTTTGAAGCGTGCGTGTATTTGGTTGGCGAGTCGGTGACCATGCCACCGGGTGCCGGGTTCTTTTTGAGGCGTCAGGTTTCGATCCGGTTGCGAGATGACTGGTGTCCAGACCAACTCGCAAAGCAGTAGAGAACATCGTTGGGCAGTGATCACGTTGAAATTGCATGTTTCTGAGGGAACATCGTTGCGCATGAGCGTTAGCTTCATAAGACCCCTTTCGAATGGAGGAGAACAGAAGTAAATGAATTATTCAGGATTCAATTCctatagaattttttttatgcgAGCTTTTGGAACGAATGATTCAATTCTATCTATTCCTAAAACTTTTTATGGAATCTAAAACTTCAAGAGaattttagaagaaaaataagcATGAGGTCCAACCtcatattttctttctttttatctcAGGATTCCTATATATATTCGTCATTTTATCGTCCCATCAGATTGTTCGTGACATTCATACATTTAAGATTCCTaagggatttcttttttttttactcaaATCCTatgatttttctatttttatgtTTTCGGGAATCCTGCATTCCAAAAATCCTAAAACACGGCCTAAGTCCACTAGAAATTAAATATGAGTAAGGCATAACAGGTTTATATTTTATCGGACTTGCATACTGGCAGCTTGGCTGGTTTGCGTATGTCGGCACGTGCGATGTGAGGTCGCCTGATATAGCGCAAAATACGTCGACCAAGCGATGCAAAAGGTGCAATTGCAACCTCTTTCATGGGTCAAGGTCGAGCAAAACCGTGTAGATCTTCGTATGGGCCAAGATGGGGAGCCTCATACAGGCCCAACTCTCTATTCGGCTAACTGACGCGACAACAGCAAATTCATCGCCCTCTTCTAAATTTCGTCACGAAAATTCAAGAAGCGTGAAAATActcgaagaaaaaaaatctagcatGCACCCCAATGGTACTGTACCAAAAATGCAGAAAATACTTGGCTCAATAGAAAAATTCTTTGAACTTCTTCAGAAATCCTCCAATGCAACTGAGGCCCGAATTCAACTATACTACACCCCTGGCCATGAGCCACTTAACCCTCCCAGATAAATCTTTTTTCTGAGACGATAGCAACGATCAAGAACTGCATATGGTTCACTGAAACAACCCGTGAGTTCATCGAAAAACTCACACGGTCACGCCAGTTTCCTCCCAAACTAACGCGATCAGCATTGCAGCTTGGAGTGGCTACTCGAACGCATCGTCAGCAGCACACGCGACTGCCGCGAACACGTCCTCGTCGCCCACGCTCCACTCGCAGCCGCTCTGCCGCCGGTGCGCATGCGCCGACGAgcccgcccgcctccgtccGGCTGGCACCGGCGTCTCCGACACTCGCACGCTCATCCTCGCCGACAGGACCGCCGGCGCCTCCTCTCCCAGGCCCGGCCGGCTTTTCGGCGCGGCGAGCTCGACTCGCCGCTCCactgccacggcggcggcgtccttccACGGGACCTCGGCGCGGCCCACGAGCTCGGAACCCAGGACCTTCCCCAGCATCACCGCGCGCCTGCGCCCTCCCCGACGCCTCCGCACCTCGAACACCACGGTGCCCCGGTCCACGAGCTCGCGCACGCACGCCGGCGAGCCGTCGCAGCTCAGCGACGCCACGTCGCGCCACGACACGGCTCTGGCGCCCGTTGTCGTTTCTCCTGATCCGTCCGGCTGCTCGGCGCCGCGGCTGTCGATCTGGatcgccctcccgccgcccgccgggacgtggcaccggaggaagagctcgcctccgctgccgccgccgcaaccgaGGCCCGTGACGCTGACGGAGGTGATCTCGCACTGGAGATGGCAGATGACGCCGCAATCACCATCCATGGCTACCGCCACTTACTCGTTACTACTACAACAACGAAGAGTCGACGAGGCTATTTAATATTTATACGTGCATGGGGCTATCCGTGGAGATCGAGGAAGGGTGTAGGTGTGTGTAACTTTTGGCAAGCGAGTGCAAGCTCCAACAAGAACGGGGTCACTGGGTGTGTGGTGTGCTGTAACTTTAGCTCTTGATACGAGCAAGGGGCCAGTTTGGCCTAGCTCATGGACATGGCTAGGGTTGTTCTTTGCTTTCAAACTGGCCTATCAGACGATCAAAGGTGAACACAAACAGCGATCGAAGAGAAGGTGCGTGAACACAAAAGGTGAATAAAATGGGCTTACAGGAGAAGAACCAACCGTGCGTGGATCGATCAGCCAAGACCGTTCGTATATGGACCGGGCCTCTTCTGGGCTTAAACAGCACGGCCTGACTTACTTATTTCTTTGGTGAACCAGATAGAGAAGAGTGTTGGTTGAATCCTTCCTTGGGCCTGGCTGCTTAGCTCTCGGACCATCGTAGACGAAATTAAACATAATGCTGGCTTCAGTTTTTCAGCATGCAAGGAGATCAAATAAAGTTTCTCATCTGATAAATTAAAataggctaaactttagaacCCACACTCACTTTGTCTATACGAACTGTGAGTTGCAATAAGGCCCTAGACAAAATATCTACACGATCCAGCAGCATGTGGTTTGCTGTTTGCATGTTTCAGGTCACATGTCAGCGCATCATAACATGAACACGAACAGTGAGCAGGACATTGACATGCATATTTCTGTGCAAAAACAGACAGATCCTTCCTACCGCGTCCTGTCTGTGTTTTCATGGTCCGGACAAAGACAACGATATCCTCGCTTCGCTTCACAGTGCAAAGATCGCCTTGCCTCGTCGTTCCAGAGATTCGGCTCCCTGCAGTTACGGCTGCGTGCCGCCAGCATCTTTGCACACGCTATATGTGGAGAGCTTCAGCATCAGAAATATGCTTCTGTACGAAGTTCATATGAATGCAGCAAGGTACACATACGCGCATCAAGAATTGATTTTTTCCACATGGATGTACCTCTACCGATTCAACAATTCTCACGTGATGACAGTATGACACAAAAGGTACAGTAGTTATTAAGTTATAGCGCACCATCAGTTCCAGCGGCACAGAGCTGCTGTCTCAGGTGCAATGGAACAGTGAGATGTGATGCCCATTTTTGCACTAGCTGGTGATATCCATGGTGATTCTTTGATCTTGCTTTATATAAGAACCCAGATCGTAGCTTTGCATGCAAGACTGCATGTGTGTAGACAGATAGCAGAAAGGATTCACCTTGTCATATGTGGATCATAGCACATGGTACATGGTCATGTTAACTCGACACCATGAAATGCTTTTTTgtgtaaaagaaaaatctgaaTTGATGCATATCAAGGACATCTGCAGACATTTGCATACTTTTGTCGTCAATATATATATCAGACATTCAGAACTCATGTGCTTCACCTGGTTTAATTTTTTCAAGGGTTGTTTGTCAAACTTTGAGGATCTCATTTGGATTCCCTAAATGTTGCTTCAATTGATATATTCATTACCAAATTTTACTGATAATTTATTGCTTATTTGGCTTCAAAGACTCAAATAAGCTTCAAAGACTCAAAGGCCACTGCTAgggaaagcgccttcagtaccgATTTCTAACcccactttagtaccggttgtgcaaccggtattgctacttcggtactaaaggggggcccgGTACCCCTTCAGTACCAGGCCAAATAATCGGTACTacaggggtattaaaaaataaaaggtgTCCAGCCCCGCATCCGCCGGCCGCACCTAGCTGCCCCGCCACCGCACCTTGTCGGCGTCGGCGAGTCGCGGGGGAGGGGTGTCTGGGTGCAGCCGGCAGGATGCGGCCGGGAGAGGGGCAGGTCGGGCAATTAGGGGAGGgggtgggagagagagagagagtgaagAGCACCGGGTCtcgtcaccaccgccgcccctggatctcgtcgccgtcgccatcctcggatctcgtcgccgccgccgtcgctccatCCGCGCTGCTACATCCTGTCACGCCGAGCCCGCTAGCCGCCACCGCTTCGTGCCCcgatggccgccaccgccgcacctcgcCCCACCACCGCTCCTTGCCTCAtgcacgaggtgaggggcgagcagaggagggaggtcggggagggagggagggagggggccggtggagggggagggagggggtcgGGACCTCttggagggagggggccggtggaggGTCGGCAAGAGTGGGAGCAAGAGAACGGAGAGGGAAAGGGGTGCCGTGATTGGATGATAATGGGAGAATGGAAGGGGATAAGGCTTGCATGGGGTCTGCATGTGTGGATGGGGAGAGAGGGctacccctttagtatcgggtggagacttcacccggtactaaaggtcacccattagtatcgggtgaagccttcacccggtactaaagaaccttaggcacattagtaccgattggaggcttcaaccggtactaatgggtgacctttagtatcggggaagcctccacccggtattaaagggggTCATGGCGGGTTCCTcggggactagccgttaggtccggtactaatgctcacattaataCTAGGCCAAAATGCAACCGGCACTgagcctcgggacgaatgctgagttttccGCTAGTGGgtgtatatatttttctatttccCCTGAAACATGGTAATCAAGGGACACCTTTTCAGCTAAGATATGCAACGCAAGTATAACAGATTTCTAACCACAATCTGAATTATCCCCAAAGTCCAAAGGGTACAGGAAATAAACATAACCTTCACGGTGCAttgaaaaagaagagaaaacaaAAATGACCATAAGAAAGAGTTTCATCGTATCGTCTCATCTCGACAGGGACGTGAGCCGAACTGATGAGAATACAAACACCAGTAAGGAAAGTACCTTTTACAATGCATTGAGTCTTTTCATTCCAAGAAACACAAGCAAAACAAGAGATGAAAACCTTGTATATTATTTACATCTCTCACACCAAAATCAAGAAGAATTATTCAACTAAACATACCGTATATGTTGAATTAGCCTTGTCATCAGAGCCTTGCCAAGTAGATGATGAAAGAATTAGCATCTTCCTCCCATCTCCACATGCACACGATTAGTGGCTGTGGTACCTATCACCGGAGTGCAACAAAGACGAGAAGAGGCCGTGGCCATGTCCCACTCTCTCGTCTTccgccgcctcgacctcgaagccgccgccgtcgtatCGCGGGACGTCACCGGAGAGCGTCGGCGCGAAGCCGCTGTAGAATAATTCAGAGCTCGACCCAGCAGGATTCGGGTTATTGCTGCTGGGGAACAGAGAGTGCGCGAATGagccggcgggaggcgaggcgtgcGGTGCGGCGGGGAGCTTGAGAGGCGACGGGCGGATCAGCAGCTCGAGGGGCGCGCGCgtgcccgcggcggcgggatcGTGATGGGGAACGCCGAAGAGCACGCCTGGGCCGCCGAGGTGGGgcgcgaacggcggcggcgcggggatgCCGGTGAACTCCTGCACCATGGCGCGGAAGTTGGAGGTGTCGGTGGTGAGCACGGTGGTGGGCGGCCGGCGCGACGCCCTCGGGCGTTTCCGCGGCGGCTTGCGCGCCGCGGCTGATGATGAGGCCGGGGCAGGCGGCAGGGGCTCCCGCGAGGAGGTGGCGGGTAAGAAGGAGCTGGTGGCGCCCGGGTCGAGGAAGAGCTGGTGGTGATCGTCGAGGAAAGCGGAGGCCGGTGCGGCCGGGGAGGACGGGGGGCTGTCGCTGGCGGTGGACGCCATGGGAGGATCGGAGGGCGTGAGGGGGTGGGATGGAGATGTAGGGTTTGGTGGGGAAGAGGGTTGGAGACTATATGAGTGGGTTGGTGTCTTGCTGACGTGGGTTGATGCACGAGCATACGTCTGCGTGTGCCTCTGCGAGAAGAGAGAGTGGCGGAGCTTGGGTTTTGACTATGCGTGTGCTAACTCGGTGACATTTCCATTTTCCAACATAGTTCAAAGTAGTAGAAAAGTTTGTGTGGAACTTGACATGCTCCTCTCGTCCACAATATGGGTCGTTTAAGACGTCTACCGAGAGGATACTTCGTCTAACAATTTCAATGAAATACAATATTTTAAACATTGGAAGTGttacaatttatatttttttatataaaactaattgtcGTTGTTTGGATCCGGCAACCtagtgcccgaggtagtgtctTGGTTAgtgggctcgtcgagatcaggaactcgaaggtaaacggaATAGGTTCGGGtcgctgaatagcgtaataccctacgtcttgtgtgctGGTTGGATTGAATAGCTTTGGAGGGGTCcgtgcctcaccttatattgttaGGGGCAGGCTTACAGGttagttggttacaagaatactaattGACTTCGACTagatgagttctactcttattactacgAGTACTTTTTCTAATCCTCCACTAGTTTCTATTTTCctcatgtagactacgccgtcctgcatcatagtctccatgtcagatacttctcggtgtccagccctatatttaggattgtccaaaccttctggtgggcccatagatgtatgtatgataCTAACAACATCAGCGGTACCTTCTCATATTTCAAAGAATATGAGATCTTATACTGGGCATTCTGGGTTAGCCCCATGGTGGTCACGGCCTTCCGAGGATCCCGcctgactaccctctgctccagtTTAGCTTGGCTAGGCacctccaatttgacttggtctggatggagTACGCCTATggttgctgccatgttgactatgCTGGGATGGGGTATGCTGAATTAAATGTATGGGTTTTTGCTGATCGAGTTATTCATACACGCGCTCTGCCAGTTCAGCCAattgtctagtgtacttgtccTGTGGCATTGCGCGggtaataagatcaatggatTACGATGTTGAcacgattgaactgcttcaaacgcgctatccaagttcatgattggcAAGTCTGCTACAAGGTGGTGGGGCTTTGCTCTTGTGGCGTTTCTTGCTCgttgtcgagttctttgagcttcagtctccTCTCCAGCAACGTTGGTGGTGAGCTCATCTTGCGAGACATCATCCGGGTGATGTTCATGCTGCGGATTTCTCTCTGGTTGCTCTTCATCTTCGCCCTCTTATCCCGcaatgagagcgaagagttcttGTTTCAGAgagtagcttcccgagcttgatgtgatgacctccgtggagccgccttcttcgtagatgggtgacAAAGGAGCTTCCTCCTGGAACGGGAGGATGGGAGGGTGTCAGGTAGG harbors:
- the LOC117845518 gene encoding uncharacterized protein, which codes for MASTASDSPPSSPAAPASAFLDDHHQLFLDPGATSSFLPATSSREPLPPAPASSSAAARKPPRKRPRASRRPPTTVLTTDTSNFRAMVQEFTGIPAPPPFAPHLGGPGVLFGVPHHDPAAAGTRAPLELLIRPSPLKLPAAPHASPPAGSFAHSLFPSSNNPNPAGSSSELFYSGFAPTLSGDVPRYDGGGFEVEAAEDERVGHGHGLFSSLLHSGDRYHSH